The DNA window GTCCGCGCATGCAGAAGCGGACGATCTGTTCGCGAACGTCATCCTGATCGCAGTCGCCCGTCGTCCATTGACGTTCGGTGCTCGCCCAGATCGCTCCATGAATCGACAGTGCGTCGGCCGCCGGATCGATATCGGGGAAAAGGCCGGCAGCCCTTCCCTTCTCGAGCTGATCGACGAGCGGCTTCAAGATCTCTGCGTAGGCATCGCCGACCAACTCGGGTGCCGCGAACATCTGCGTCTGAGCCTCCAACGACATGTGCCGAAGGTCAGATCGGACCTGTTCGTTGAACGCCAGGTCCAGGCGTCCATCGATCCACACCACCACCGCTTCGGCCGGGTCGGACGCCGCCGCCATCTTCCGTTTCAGCCTGCGCATCTCGATCCGCGCCATCTGCAGGAACACCGCAGCCACCAATGCGTCTTTCGAATCAAAATGGCGATAGAAGGCGCGGGTGCTCAGCCCAGCACGGTCGAGAACCCGCGCCACATTGACCGACGCGATTCCCTCGTCGCGCACGATCTCGGCGGCGGCGTTCACGAGTGCATCGCGCACACCGGGATCGGGGTCCAGCTTCCTGCGTCTGCGCCTGACGACGGTGTCCGTCACGCGGTGGCCTCGTGGGCGGCGAGGTAGTCGGCGAAGGACTCGTGCACCTGCTCCCGCGTCAGGCCGTAGTCGGCGAGGTCGTAGGCGTGCTCGCCGCGCGAACCGGGCCCATGCCCATCCGCCCACTCCCGCACCCGGCGACGCGCGTCGCCTGTGAAGGTCAGGCCAAGCCGCTCATAGCCATTCTCGAGCGTGCCGATCGGATCGGCCTTCAGCTCAGCGAAGGAGACATCGACGAACCGGCTGTCCCCGAACCGCTTTCGAAAGTCCATCGCGCGCCGGACACCTTCGGCCCAGCACTCCAACTGCTCGGCGCCGAGTTCGTGCGCGTCGTCGCGGTCACTGCTCCAACTGCGGACGTACTGGATCAGGCTGCACACCGACGCCAGGACCTTGGCCGGATCTCGGTGACTCCAGAGGAACTTCGCGTTCGGGTAGGCCGCCACCAGCGCATCGAGCGAGAACATGTGCACCGGCGTCTTGAGGTGCCACAGCGTCGGCGGGCAGTGCCACTGAAGAAGTTTGAGCACCTGCCGGTGGAACGTATATGTCTCACCCATATCGCACTGCATCAGCCACGACAGGTACCCGGGGACCCGCACCACCCCGTCGAAGTGGAACGTGCGGAAACTCATCCCCATCAGATCCTGGCATTCGGTCGCAGCCTCTGGCTCCGAGTTCATCATGGTCCGCATCCGCGGAAACATGCTGTCCATCATGGTGATTCCCTCGGCCGCCTGCGCGATCCGCGGATCGTCGTGCTGGGTGGCCGCCTCCGGTGGCGGCGTGCACGCCTGCGACTCCCACATCCGCAACGAGCGGAACTGCGGATCGTTGGCCACCAGCTGGCTCAGTGCCGTCGTACCGGTACGCGGCAACCCGATCACGAACACCGGGCCACCGATGACTTCGTCGTCGATCTCGGGATACTGCTTATGGGTATCGATGATCCGCAGCCGTTGCATGAGGGCGTTGCTGATGGTGGCGTGCTGAATCACGACGCCCATCTCGTTGAGATCGGCCTCGTCGTTCAACGCGTCAACGGTGCGCTTCAGACCCTCGCGATAGTAGAGCGAGCCGAAATCATCGAGACCAGTGGCGACTCGTGCACCGTCTTCGAGTGCCTCAACCGAGAAGGTCATGCGGAGAACCTTTCGTGAACCGCGCGCTTGCGCGCCGCGATGATGGTCGCCCGCTCCTCCGGACCGACTAAGGCGGTTCCGCCGGGCAACTCCGACGACACCGCGGCGAAGGGCACCACCCTCGCGCTCGGCGTTGGCGCGGTCTCGGTGCGCACACAGCGCAGAATCATCGCGCCGTTGCTATGCCCAGCCGTATCTAGCCAATTCGCGACGCCGGGATCGCGCGAGCTGATGACCACGCGCAGAACACCGTCGGAGTCGATGGCCGCCTGATGGGCGTTGAGGCTCGATTGATGGCGGCCGTAATGGATGGTCTCCCACCATTGATTGCCGAGTGAGTAGCTCCAGTACACGCCTTGGGGCGGCTCGACCTCCAGGATCAACGCCTCATCGGGTTCGAGTTCATAGCGTCCGATCACCGGCCGGTTCTCCGCCGCGGCGCCCATGTCGGAACGGTCGATCGGCGGCATGAACGCATTGGCCGGCGGACCCCCGTTGAAGTCGAGGAAGAACTTGAGATTGTCGTGAATGAACTCCCCCAGCGCGTAGATCTGGCGCGACACCCCGACATCGGCCGCCACCGCGCGGTCTTTCGGCGCAACCTCTGCACCGACGCGTTCGATCTGCAGCGAGGACGGCCTCTCGTTGTCCCAGTCGTAGAAGAAGTGCCGCACCACCAGCGTCGGATGGTCACCGTCCACGCGCATCCAGTTGCCCTCGTGCTCGTCGGCCGACAGCACAATCTCGAAATCTCCGTCCGCGTCCACTTCGAGGTCGTCCACCAGACAATTGGCAGTGGACGCGATCCCGTTCATCGTCTGAAGTCCGACGTAGCGTGCGGTGCCCCGATTTCCGAAGAGCCGATATGTCTCACCACCGCGCAGCGTGGCACGCAGGTACAGGCAGTCCGGACATTCCATGCCCCAGGTCAGAATGTCGTCGGTGCTTGTCCGTGACACGGCCAGCACCGGATCTGGGTCGACCCGTAGCGCCTCGTCGACACCGACGGCCAGCAGCACCATCAGGTGCCTCATCCCCGAGGCGTAGTCGACGCTGTTGCGGTTGACGTCGCTGGACGCGACAAGCCCGCCCGCGGTTTTCAACCGATCCAGCAGACGTGTCCATGCCTGGGGCAGTTCACTCGCGCCGCCACCTTGTCCCGACAGCGTCGCCTCGGCGATGGAGAACGGCAGCCAGGCCATCGGGTTCGTGTCGCTCACACATCTCTCCACTCCGCTTAAATGAAAATCTTGTTTTCAGTTAAGAACCACCTGACTGTGACATCCCGCCGCGAAAGTGTCAACGATAAGATCGCCGGATGTTTCGCATCGACGGCATCAATGGCGAGAGCATCGTGGTCGACGGCAACTGGGTCGAGAAGCTGCGAACGAACACCTCGCGAGGCCGCAACCCGGCGGACAAATATTCGGGGACCGACATCAAGGAGATCACCCGTCGCAAAAAGATTTTCGGCGGTGAGAAAGAAGTGCTCCTGCAGGTGACCGTCAACGTGGGCACGTTTTACTCGCTGACGGTCCCCGCCGAGAATCGGGCCGAGGTCGACGCGCTGATCGACGCGCTCGAGAAAGCTCGAGACAGCGCGACCTCCTAGCCGCTGTTGCGCAGCGCGGTCGCCAGCCCACTCATCGTCAGCAGGATGCCGCGCTGGACGAGTTCGTCGTCGTCGCCAGATCGGTAGCGGCGCAACAGTTCCACCTGAAGGTGATTCAGCGGCTCGAGATAGGGGAACCGGTTGAAGACCGATCGCGCCAGCGCCGGGTTGTCGGCCAGAAGGTCGTCCTGACCGGTGATGAGCTTGTACATCCGGATCGTGCGCGTGTGCTCGGCGACGATCTTGTCGAACACCCGGCGCCGCAACTGCTCGTCGGACACCAACTCGGAATAGTGCGCCGCCAGGCCCATATCCGACTTGGCCATCACCTGTGCCATATTCGACAGCACGGTCCGGAAGAACGGCCACCGGCGATACAGGTCGCGCAGCGCCTCCAGCCGACCGTCACCCTCGTTGATCCATTGCTCGAATGCGGTTCCGGTGCCATACCAGCCAGGCAACATCACTCTCGATTGGCTCCAGGCGAGTACCCATGGAATCGCACGCAGGTCGGAGATGGCGGTGGTGGGCTTGCGTGAGGTCGGCCTACTGCCGATATTGAGCGCACCGATCTCGCTGACTGGCGTGGACTCCTTGAAGTACTCCACGAAACCCGGTGTGTCGTGGACTAATTCGGAGTACGCGCGCTGGGCCCGGGCGGCGAGATCGTCAAGCACCTCATAGGCAGGACCGGCGGCGTCACCGAGGCCCTCGATGTCGAGCAGCGTGGCCTCCAAGGTTGCCGCCAACAACGTCTCGAGGTTACGGTGCGCGATCTGCGGCTCCGCGTACTTGGCGGCGATCACCTCACCCTGCTCGGTGATTCGAAGCGACCCGTTCACCGCGCCGGGCGGCTGCGCCCGAATTGCGTCGTAGCTTGGTCCCCCACCGCGCCCGACGGTGCCTCCGCGACCGTGGAACAGGCGCAACCGCATTCCCGTTTTACTTGCCGACTCGACGAGGTCGAGCTCGGCGCGATACAGCGCCCAGTTGGCCGCGAGGTACCCACCGTCCTTATTGGAGTCCGAATAGCCGAGCATCACCTCCTGGCCGTCCCCGCGGGCCGAGACGATGGCGCGGTACACCGGAAGGTCCAGTGCCTGTTCGAGAATCGACGAGCCGCGTTGGAGGTCGTCGATGGTCTCGAAGAGCGGCACGATCCCGACGGGTGCGTAGACCTGCGGCCCGGAGACGTCCAATAGGCCGACCTCTTTGAGCAGGACGGCGGCCTCGAGCATGTCGGACACCGACTGGCACATCGAGATGATGTAGTTCGGCACAGCCTGCGGCCCGAAAACCTTGACGGCGCGGGCAGCCGAGGCGACGATGTCGAGTTCCTTGCGCGCCAACTCGGAGAGTTCAGCTCCGTCGGAAATAAGCGGGCGGCGCGTGGCCACCTCTGCCGCGAGCAGGTCGACGCGGTCCGGCTCGGGCAGCGATCGGTAGTCGGGATGCACACCCGCCCAAGCCAGCAGCTCGGCGATGACCTCCTCGTGCACATCGGAGTTCTGCCGCATATCCAATCCGGACAGGTGAAAACCGAAGACGTGCACGGCTTCCCGCAGTCGGGACAGCCGATCGTCGGCCAGCACCTTGCTGCCGTTCGCGCGCAGGGACTCGTCGACGACGTCGAGGTCGGCCAGGAGTTCGGCTGGCGTCTGGTATCTGTCGAGCCCGAGGTCGAGTTCATGCTCGGGCTGACGGTCGAGGATTTCGAAGGCCGTAGTCGTCAGGCGCGCATGGATGACTCGCAACGCCCGGCGGTACGGCTCATCCGCCCGGGCGGGCTCATCACACTGATCGGCCAGCGCGTCGAGCGCATCGCTGACGTTCACCAGCCGCGCCGACATGGACAGTTCGGATTCGAGCGCGGTGATCTCGGTGAAGTAGTGGTCCAGCGCCGTATAGGCGGCACTGCTGGTCGCCAGCCGCACGACCTCGGCGGTGACGTTCGGATTGCCGTCGCGGTCCCCGCCGATCCACGACCCGGGCCGCAGGAAGGGCTCGCTCAGCAATTCGCTATCGGGCCATCGGGACCGCAGCGCGTTTCGTACCTCGGCGTTGACCTGCGGCACGACTTCGAAGAACGCAGCGGGGTAATACCGCAGCCCGGTTTCGATTTCGTCCTGAATCTTCAACCGGGACAACCGGATCAGTGCTGTCTGCCACAGCGTGAGAATGTTGCGGCGTAGCTCCCGCTCGACGTTGCGGCCGTCGTCGGTGCGCTCGCGCCCGTTCATTCGCAGTCGCATCAGTTCGGTGATGCGGTGCTGGGTGTCGAAGATCGTGCGCCGACGAGTTTCGGTGGGATGCGCGGTGATCACCGGCGATACCAGCGCGCCGGCCAACGCGTCGGCCACCGCCGACGAATCGAGTTCGGCCGAATCGAGTTTGGCGTACGTCGCCGCCAGGCTGCTGTCTTGTGGCGGCTCCCCTGCGGCGACGTGGATCACCCGCCTGCGCTCGCGGTGGATGTCCTCGGCGACGTTGGCCAACAGCGCGAAGTGGGTGAATGCGCGGATAACTGGGATGGCCTGGTGAATGTCGATGCCGTCGAACATGGAGCTCAGCTCGGCACGGTCGATCTCGGAGCGCCGCACCCGGAACGACTCCACACGGGCGCGTTCGACGAGGTCGAACACCTCCTCGCCGTTCTGGTCGCGGACGGTCTCGCCCAGGATGGTGCCCAGCAATCGGATGTCTTCGCGCATCGGTTCGGTGGCCTCTCGGCCGACTTTCGTCCGCTGTACCGACCCGATGGGTTCCAACCCGCCGACCTCTGCCATGCCCCCAGTATCGGCGCGGCCCCCGTCGGGCGCAGAACGAGCCGACGGGTCGGGGCGGATCAGTTGTACTTGATCTGCAGCGCGACGCCGACGATCGAGACGACCCAGATGCCGACGACGAAGTACGTCAGCCGGTCCAGGTTCTTCTCAACGACTGTCGAGCCCGACAGGCTGGACTGGACGCCGCCGCCGAACAGGGTCGACAAGCCGCCGCCCTTGGCGCGGTGCAGCAACACGAGCAGCACCACTAGCAAGCTGGTGACTATCAACGTGATCTGCAGAGCAAGAACCATGGCCGACAGCCTACAGGCCCAAAAGGGCCGCTACGGCAAGGGCCCACCAGCAGCGATGGCCGAAAGAGTGGCGAACTGCTCACCATCCAGCGACGCCCCGCCGACGAGCGCACCGTCGACATCCCCCTGCGAAACGAGCTCGCCGACGTTCTTGGCGTTCACCGAGCCGCCGTACAGGATGCGGACACCGGCAGCGAGCTGTGGGGACGCCAGTTTGACCAGCTCGTCGCGGATGGCCTTGCACACCTCCTGCGCATCGGCGGCGCTGGCCACCCGGCCGGTGCCGATCGCCCACACCGGCTCGTAGGCGATGACTGCCTGGCCGATCTGCTCGGGGGTCAACCCGGCCACCGAGCCGCGCAGCGATTCGGTGTTGTATTCGACGTGGTTACCGGCCTCGCGGACCTCGAGCTGCTCGCCGATGCAGATGATCGGGACGATGCCGTGCCTGAACGCGGCGGCGGCCTTCGCGGCCACCAGGGCGTCGTCTTCGTGGTGGTAGGTGCGGCGCTCCGAGTGCCCGACAACGGCGTAGGTGCAGCCCAGCTTCGCGAGCAAGGCGCCGCTGATCTCGCCGGTGTAGGCCCCCGAATCGTGCTGCGACACGTCCTGCGCCCCGTAAGTCAGGCGCAGCTTGTCGCCGTCGACCAGGGTTTGCACGCTGCGCAGGTCGGTGAACGGCGGCAGCACCGCGACGTCGACCTTGTCGAAATACTTGTCCGGCAGCGAGAACGCGATCTTCTGGACGAGTGCGATCGCCTCGAAGTGGTTGAGGTTCATCTTCCAGTTGCCGGCGATCAGTGGCTTACGTGGCACGGCGATGGGCCTCTCGGGCGAAGAGCGTCATAACGGGCGCCTTTCCTTGATCTAGGACTGCTCGAGTATTTGGATACCGGGCAGGTCTTTGCCCTCAAGGTATTCCAGCGACGCCCCGCCCCCGGTCGAAATGTGAGAGAAGCCGTCCTCGGGTAGGCCCAACTGTCGCACCGCGGCCGCGGAATCGCCGCCGCCGACCACGCTGAAGCCGCCCTTGCCGGTGGCCCCGATGATCGCCTCGGCGACACCCTTGGTGCCCGCGGCGAACGCGGGGAACTCGAACACACCCATCGGACCGTTCCAGAAAATGGTCTTGGCATTGGACAGCAGGTTGGTGAACCGCTCCACCGAACCGGGTCCGATATCCAGGCCCATCTTGCCGTCCGGAATCTGGTCGGCCCGCACGATCTCCGGGGTCGCGTCGGCGGCGAACGCGTCGGCCACCACGATGTCGACCGGTAGGTGGATCACGTCGCCGTAGTCCTCGAGCAGCTTGCGGCAGGTGTCGATCATGGTCTCTTCGAGCAGCGAGGTACCTACCGAAACACCTTGTGAGGCAAGGAATGTAAAACACATTCCGCCGCCGATGACGATGCTGTCGGCCTTGGTGGCCAGATTCTCGATGACGGCGAGTTTGTCTGACACCTTAGACCCGCCGAGCACCACGGCGTACGGCCGTTCGGTCGAACTGGTCAGCTGTTCGAGCACCTTGATCTCGGTCGCCACCAGCGTGCCCGCGTAGTGCGGCAGCAGGGTGGCCACGTCGTACACCGAGGCCTGCTTACGGTGCACCACACCGAATCCGTCGGAGACGAAGGCGCCGGGTGAGCCGTCGGCACCCTCGACGAGACCGGCCAGCGCCTTGGCCAATGCGAGGCGCTCACTGTCGTCCTTGCTGGTCTCGCGGGGATCGAAGCGGATGTTCTCCAGTAACAGGATGTCGCCGTCGGTGAGGCCCTCCGCGCGCGCCAGTGCATCGGTGCCGACGACATCACCGGCCAGTTGGACGTGCCTGCCGAGCTGCTCGGACAGCGCATTGGCGACCGGTGCGAGCGAGAACTCCGGCGTCGGACCGTCTTTGGGTCGGCCGAGGTGCGCGGTGACGACGACCTTGGCCCCCGCGTCGGCCAGCGCCTTCAAGGTCGGCACGGACGCGATGATGCGGCCCGGGTCGGTGATGTTGCCGTCGTCGTCCAGCGGGACGTTCAGGTCGGAGCGCACCAGTACTCCGCGGCCCGAAACCCCTTCTGTCAGTAAGTCGTCGAGGTTTTTGACGGCCATTGCGCTAGAGCGACTTGCCGACCAGCGCGACCAGGTCGACGAGGCGGTTGGAGTAGCCCCACTCGTTGTCGTACCACGACACGGTCTTGGCCTGGTTGTCGATCACCTTGGTGAGACCGGCGTCGAAGATCGAGCTGTGCGGATCGGTGACGATGTCGCTGGACACGATCGGCGCGTCGTAGTACTTCAGGATGCCCTTGAGCGGGCCGTCCGCGGCCGCCTTGAACGCGGCGTTGATCTCGTCGGCGGTAGGGGACTTCTTCAGCTCAGCGGTCAGATCGGTGCACGAACCCGTCGGGATCGGCACGCGAAGGGCGAACCCGTCGAGCTTGCCCTTCAGTTCGGGCAGCACCAGGCCGATCGCCTTGGCGGCGCCGGTCGAGGTGGGCACGATGTTCAGTGCGGCGGCGCGGGCGCGGCGCAGATCCTTGTGCGGACCGTCCTGCAGGTTCTGGTCCTGCGTGTAGGCGTGGATGGTCGTCATCAGGCCCTTGACGATGCCGAACTCGTCGTTGAGCACCTTGGCCAGCGGCCCGAGGCAGTTCGTGGTGCAGGACGCGTTGGAGATGATGTTCTGGCTGCCGTCGTACTTGTCGTCGTTGACGCCGAGCACGATGGTGATGTCCTCGTCACTGGCGGGCGCCGAGATGATCACCTTCTTGGCGCCGGCATCGAGGTGGCCCTGCGCCTTGGCGCGAGCGGTGAAGATGCCGGTGGACTCGACGACGACGTCCACGCCCAGATCGCCCCACGGCAGTGCGGCCGGGCCTTCCTTGACCTCGAGGGCCTTGATCTTGGTGTTGCCGATCACGATGGTGTCGTCGCCTTCGAGGCTGATCTCCTCGGGGTAGCGGCCCAGGATCGAGTCGAACTTCAGCAGGTGCGCCAGGCTGGCGTTGTCGGTGAGGTCGTTGACCGCGACGATCTCGATGTCGGTGCTCTTGCCCTCGGCCTTCTGCGCCGCGAGGGCCCGGTAGAAGTTGCGTCCGATTCGACCGAAGCCGTTAACGCCAACCCGGATGGTCACGTGTTTCTCCTTTTTTGGCCTTGATACTCAACGGCCAGCCTAGTGCTGTGATACATGCCACGCGCGGGCTGGTCAGTGCACGGCCAGGTTCTGGTCGGCGTACGGATTGCCCAGCCATTTCGCGCGGATGCGCTGCAGCGTGCCGTCGTCCTCCAGCTCGGCCTGCGCGACGGTGAGCCGGCCAAGCAGCTTCTGGTCACCGGGCGCGACGGCGATCGCGATGTCCTCGACCGAGATGCCGCGCTGTACGACGTCGACGCCGGGTATCGGTTTGACCAGCTCGGTGAGCACCGGCGCGAGTTTCATGAAGGCGTCGCATTCACCGGTCGTCAGGTCGGTCAGCGCCGCGCGAATGGAGCCGTAGTCGTAGACGCGGACGGCGGCGGCCCTGCCCTGTGCGACGAGCCGCTCAGCAATGGGCTGGCTGGTGTTGCCCTGCTGCACCCCGATGGTCAGACCGTCGAGGTCGTCGATGGACCGGACGTTCGACAGGCGCGTGATGTCGACAGCCAGCGACTGCCCGGAGATGAGGTAGGGCGGGAGGAAGTTCGCCAGCTTCTCGCGTTCGGGTGTGACGGTGGTACCGGCGGTGATGCAGTCGTAAGTGCCCGCCGTGAGGCCGTCGAATATTCCGTTGAAATCCGCGCCTTCGTAGGGAACGAACTCGACCGTCGCTCCGAGCTTTTCGACAAGCGCGGTCATCAGGTCGATGTCGAGTCCCGTGTTGTCCGGCATACCGTTGAACGGCGGGTCGGGAAAGGCCGCGCCGACTCTCAACGTCTCCATGTGATCACCTTTGCCGAGTGCTGGCTTGTTACACGCATTTCCGCAAAAACTGTGTCATAACCCAACGCTCGCGCAGTTGGGGAACGGGCTCAGGCGTCTTCGAGCAGATCGGGCGTAACGGCCGACTCCGTGTCGGGAATGCCGTCCTGTTTCGCCTTGCGATCAGCCATCGACAATAGCCGCCGAATACGGCCCGCCACAGCGTCTTTCGTCATCGGCGGGTCGGCAAGGCGTCCCAGCTCTTCGAGCGAGGCCTGCCGATGCTCGACACGCAGCTTGCCCGCGGCGGCCAGATGGTCGGGAACCGTGTCGGCGAGGATATCCAGGGCGCGTTCCACCCGCGCGGCCGCGGCGACCGCGGCCCGTGCCGACCGCCGCAGATTGGCGTCATCGAAGTTGGCCAACCGGTTGGCTGTGGCGCGCACCTCACGGCGCATCCGCCGCTCTTCCCACGTCAGCCTGGTGTCCTGAGCGCCCATGCGAGTCAGCAATGCGCCGATCGCCTCACCGTCGCGCACCACCACCCGGTCGGCACCCCGTACTTCGCGGGCCTTCGCGCTGACCCCCAACCGTCGCGCCGCACCGACGAGCGCCAGCGCCGCCTCCGGTCCGGGGCAACTGACCTCCAGCGCCGAGGACCGGCCTGGTTCGGTGAGCGATCCGTGCGCCAAAAACGCTCCGCGCCAAGCAGCTTCGGCATCGGCGACGCTACCGCCGACCACCTGCGCGGGTAGCCCACGCACCGGGCGCCCACGCAGATCGAGAAGACCTGTCTGCCTCGCCAGGGCCTCTCCATCTTTGGCGACCCGCAGCACGTACCGGGTGCTCTTGCGGATCCCGCTCGCCGAGAGCACGTGCACCACCGCGTTGTAGCCGTAGAGGTCGTAGATGTCCTTGCGCAGGCGCCGAGCAATGATGCCCAGATCGACCTCGGCCTCCACGACCACCCGCCCGGACACGATGTGCAGCCCCCCGGCGAAACGGAGCAGCGATGCCACCTCGGCACGTCGAGCGCTCACCGAATTGACCTGCAGGCGGCTGAGCTCGTCTTTGACCTCGGCTGTCATCGCCACGGGTCGTCACCTCTCGGTCCGTTCGCTGTCGGTGTGGGCACAGTCGGCACCGCGGGCGCCGGCGGCGCCGTCCCACGCAACCGCACACCTTCCAGTGCCGCGGCCAACCTCGCCGGGTCATGTAAAGGTGTACCAGGTCTGGACACGTCAGCAAACTCAACTTGAGCATCCAGAATTTTGGCGGTGCGGCGCAGTTGCTCACGCTCGCGTTCGCTTGGGACCCGGCTGGCGTCGACGATGACGTCGTGCATCGTGAACCCCGGCGCATGCTGCGACAACACGTGGATGTGTCGTTCAGCTGAGAACTCGGCCGTCTCCCCCGGTTCGGCGACCAGGTTGACCACC is part of the Mycolicibacterium tusciae JS617 genome and encodes:
- a CDS encoding DUF1214 domain-containing protein yields the protein MSDTNPMAWLPFSIAEATLSGQGGGASELPQAWTRLLDRLKTAGGLVASSDVNRNSVDYASGMRHLMVLLAVGVDEALRVDPDPVLAVSRTSTDDILTWGMECPDCLYLRATLRGGETYRLFGNRGTARYVGLQTMNGIASTANCLVDDLEVDADGDFEIVLSADEHEGNWMRVDGDHPTLVVRHFFYDWDNERPSSLQIERVGAEVAPKDRAVAADVGVSRQIYALGEFIHDNLKFFLDFNGGPPANAFMPPIDRSDMGAAAENRPVIGRYELEPDEALILEVEPPQGVYWSYSLGNQWWETIHYGRHQSSLNAHQAAIDSDGVLRVVISSRDPGVANWLDTAGHSNGAMILRCVRTETAPTPSARVVPFAAVSSELPGGTALVGPEERATIIAARKRAVHERFSA
- the secG gene encoding preprotein translocase subunit SecG — encoded protein: MVLALQITLIVTSLLVVLLVLLHRAKGGGLSTLFGGGVQSSLSGSTVVEKNLDRLTYFVVGIWVVSIVGVALQIKYN
- the whiA gene encoding DNA-binding protein WhiA, which gives rise to MTAEVKDELSRLQVNSVSARRAEVASLLRFAGGLHIVSGRVVVEAEVDLGIIARRLRKDIYDLYGYNAVVHVLSASGIRKSTRYVLRVAKDGEALARQTGLLDLRGRPVRGLPAQVVGGSVADAEAAWRGAFLAHGSLTEPGRSSALEVSCPGPEAALALVGAARRLGVSAKAREVRGADRVVVRDGEAIGALLTRMGAQDTRLTWEERRMRREVRATANRLANFDDANLRRSARAAVAAAARVERALDILADTVPDHLAAAGKLRVEHRQASLEELGRLADPPMTKDAVAGRIRRLLSMADRKAKQDGIPDTESAVTPDLLEDA
- the gap gene encoding type I glyceraldehyde-3-phosphate dehydrogenase, with the translated sequence MTIRVGVNGFGRIGRNFYRALAAQKAEGKSTDIEIVAVNDLTDNASLAHLLKFDSILGRYPEEISLEGDDTIVIGNTKIKALEVKEGPAALPWGDLGVDVVVESTGIFTARAKAQGHLDAGAKKVIISAPASDEDITIVLGVNDDKYDGSQNIISNASCTTNCLGPLAKVLNDEFGIVKGLMTTIHAYTQDQNLQDGPHKDLRRARAAALNIVPTSTGAAKAIGLVLPELKGKLDGFALRVPIPTGSCTDLTAELKKSPTADEINAAFKAAADGPLKGILKYYDAPIVSSDIVTDPHSSIFDAGLTKVIDNQAKTVSWYDNEWGYSNRLVDLVALVGKSL
- the tpiA gene encoding triose-phosphate isomerase, translating into MPRKPLIAGNWKMNLNHFEAIALVQKIAFSLPDKYFDKVDVAVLPPFTDLRSVQTLVDGDKLRLTYGAQDVSQHDSGAYTGEISGALLAKLGCTYAVVGHSERRTYHHEDDALVAAKAAAAFRHGIVPIICIGEQLEVREAGNHVEYNTESLRGSVAGLTPEQIGQAVIAYEPVWAIGTGRVASAADAQEVCKAIRDELVKLASPQLAAGVRILYGGSVNAKNVGELVSQGDVDGALVGGASLDGEQFATLSAIAAGGPLP
- a CDS encoding ABC transporter substrate-binding protein — protein: METLRVGAAFPDPPFNGMPDNTGLDIDLMTALVEKLGATVEFVPYEGADFNGIFDGLTAGTYDCITAGTTVTPEREKLANFLPPYLISGQSLAVDITRLSNVRSIDDLDGLTIGVQQGNTSQPIAERLVAQGRAAAVRVYDYGSIRAALTDLTTGECDAFMKLAPVLTELVKPIPGVDVVQRGISVEDIAIAVAPGDQKLLGRLTVAQAELEDDGTLQRIRAKWLGNPYADQNLAVH
- a CDS encoding sulfotransferase family protein, which produces MTFSVEALEDGARVATGLDDFGSLYYREGLKRTVDALNDEADLNEMGVVIQHATISNALMQRLRIIDTHKQYPEIDDEVIGGPVFVIGLPRTGTTALSQLVANDPQFRSLRMWESQACTPPPEAATQHDDPRIAQAAEGITMMDSMFPRMRTMMNSEPEAATECQDLMGMSFRTFHFDGVVRVPGYLSWLMQCDMGETYTFHRQVLKLLQWHCPPTLWHLKTPVHMFSLDALVAAYPNAKFLWSHRDPAKVLASVCSLIQYVRSWSSDRDDAHELGAEQLECWAEGVRRAMDFRKRFGDSRFVDVSFAELKADPIGTLENGYERLGLTFTGDARRRVREWADGHGPGSRGEHAYDLADYGLTREQVHESFADYLAAHEATA
- a CDS encoding TetR/AcrR family transcriptional regulator; translation: MTDTVVRRRRRKLDPDPGVRDALVNAAAEIVRDEGIASVNVARVLDRAGLSTRAFYRHFDSKDALVAAVFLQMARIEMRRLKRKMAAASDPAEAVVVWIDGRLDLAFNEQVRSDLRHMSLEAQTQMFAAPELVGDAYAEILKPLVDQLEKGRAAGLFPDIDPAADALSIHGAIWASTERQWTTGDCDQDDVREQIVRFCMRGLGVVGPYGR
- a CDS encoding phosphoglycerate kinase, coding for MAVKNLDDLLTEGVSGRGVLVRSDLNVPLDDDGNITDPGRIIASVPTLKALADAGAKVVVTAHLGRPKDGPTPEFSLAPVANALSEQLGRHVQLAGDVVGTDALARAEGLTDGDILLLENIRFDPRETSKDDSERLALAKALAGLVEGADGSPGAFVSDGFGVVHRKQASVYDVATLLPHYAGTLVATEIKVLEQLTSSTERPYAVVLGGSKVSDKLAVIENLATKADSIVIGGGMCFTFLASQGVSVGTSLLEETMIDTCRKLLEDYGDVIHLPVDIVVADAFAADATPEIVRADQIPDGKMGLDIGPGSVERFTNLLSNAKTIFWNGPMGVFEFPAFAAGTKGVAEAIIGATGKGGFSVVGGGDSAAAVRQLGLPEDGFSHISTGGGASLEYLEGKDLPGIQILEQS
- the ppc gene encoding phosphoenolpyruvate carboxylase; this encodes MAEVGGLEPIGSVQRTKVGREATEPMREDIRLLGTILGETVRDQNGEEVFDLVERARVESFRVRRSEIDRAELSSMFDGIDIHQAIPVIRAFTHFALLANVAEDIHRERRRVIHVAAGEPPQDSSLAATYAKLDSAELDSSAVADALAGALVSPVITAHPTETRRRTIFDTQHRITELMRLRMNGRERTDDGRNVERELRRNILTLWQTALIRLSRLKIQDEIETGLRYYPAAFFEVVPQVNAEVRNALRSRWPDSELLSEPFLRPGSWIGGDRDGNPNVTAEVVRLATSSAAYTALDHYFTEITALESELSMSARLVNVSDALDALADQCDEPARADEPYRRALRVIHARLTTTAFEILDRQPEHELDLGLDRYQTPAELLADLDVVDESLRANGSKVLADDRLSRLREAVHVFGFHLSGLDMRQNSDVHEEVIAELLAWAGVHPDYRSLPEPDRVDLLAAEVATRRPLISDGAELSELARKELDIVASAARAVKVFGPQAVPNYIISMCQSVSDMLEAAVLLKEVGLLDVSGPQVYAPVGIVPLFETIDDLQRGSSILEQALDLPVYRAIVSARGDGQEVMLGYSDSNKDGGYLAANWALYRAELDLVESASKTGMRLRLFHGRGGTVGRGGGPSYDAIRAQPPGAVNGSLRITEQGEVIAAKYAEPQIAHRNLETLLAATLEATLLDIEGLGDAAGPAYEVLDDLAARAQRAYSELVHDTPGFVEYFKESTPVSEIGALNIGSRPTSRKPTTAISDLRAIPWVLAWSQSRVMLPGWYGTGTAFEQWINEGDGRLEALRDLYRRWPFFRTVLSNMAQVMAKSDMGLAAHYSELVSDEQLRRRVFDKIVAEHTRTIRMYKLITGQDDLLADNPALARSVFNRFPYLEPLNHLQVELLRRYRSGDDDELVQRGILLTMSGLATALRNSG